A genomic window from Solanum dulcamara chromosome 11, daSolDulc1.2, whole genome shotgun sequence includes:
- the LOC129874947 gene encoding mitochondrial outer membrane protein porin of 34 kDa — protein MGKGPGLYTEIGKKARDLLYKDYQSDHKFSITTYSPTGVVITSSGSKKGDLFLADVNTQLKNKNVTTDIKVDTNSNLFTTITVDEAAPGLKTILSFRVPDQRSGKLEVQYLHDYAGICTSVGLTANPIVNFSGVVGTNILALGTDVSFDTKTGDFTKCNAGLSFTNADLVASLNLNNKGDNLTASYYHTVSPLTSTAVGAEVNHSFSTNENIITVGTQHRLDPLTSVKARINNFGKASALLQHEWRPKSLFTVSGEVDTKSVDKGAKFGLALALKP, from the exons ATGGGGAAAGGTCCTGGACTTTACACTGAAATCGGAAAGAAGGCTCGAG ATCTGTTGTACAAGGACTACCAGAGTGACCACAAGTTCTCTATCACCACCTACTCTCCCACCGGAGTT GTTATTACTTCATCAGGATCAAAGAAAGGTGATCTGTTTTTGGCTGATGTTAACACTCAGCTGAAGAACAAGAATGTTACAACAGACATTAAAGTTGACACAAACTCCAAT CTTTTCACAACCATTACGGTTGATGAAGCTGCTCCTGGGTTGAAGACAATTTTAAGCTTCAGAGTTCCTGATCAAAGGTCTGGAAAG TTGGAAGTTCAATATCTACACGACTATGCTGGGATATGCACTAGCGTAGGGTTGACAGCAAACCCTATTGTTAACTTTTCTGGTGTCGTGGGTACCAACATTCTTGCTCTTGGAACTGATGTATCCTTTGACACCAAGACTGGAGATTTCACCAAATGCAATGCTGGTTTGAGCTTCACTAATGCCGACCTTGTTGCTTCGTTGAATCT GAATAACAAGGGAGATAATCTGACTGCATCATACTACCACACAGTGAGCCCTCTCACAAGTACTGCTGTTGGGGCTGAGGTGAACCACAGCTTCTCCACCAATGAGAACATCATCACCGTGGGTACTCAGCACCGATTGGATCCTTTGACCAGTGTGAAGGCAAGGATTAATAACTTCGGCAAGGCCAGTGCTCTGCTTCAACATGAGTGGCGCCCAAAGTCTCTTTTCACAGTTTCAGGAGAAGTGGACACCAAATCTGTTGACAAGGGTGCCAAGTTTGGACTTGCTTTGGCTCTCAAGCCATAG
- the LOC129874946 gene encoding hypersensitive-induced response protein 1-like: MGNLFCCVQVDQSTVAIKERFGKFNDVLEPGCHFLPWCIGSQIAGYLTLRLQQLDVRCETKSKDNVFVTVVASIQYRALADKATDAFYKLSNTRSQIQAYVFDVIRASVPKLNLDDVFEQKNQIAKAVEDELEKAMSAYGYEIVQTLIVDIEPDEHVKRAMNEINAAARLRVATNEKAEAEKIVQIKRAEGDAEAKYLAGLGVARQRQAIVDGLRDSVLGFSVNVPGTTAKDVLDMVLITQYFDTMKEIGASSKSSAVFIPHGPGAVSDIAGQIRQGLLQGSAVEQKNLL, encoded by the exons ATGGGGAATCTGTTTTGCTGTGTACAAGTTGACCAATCCACAGTAGCTATCAAGGAAAGATTTGGCAAGTTTAATGATGTGCTTGAGCCTGGATGTCATTTCTTGCCATGGTGTATAGGGAGTCAGATTGCTGGTTACCTAACTTTAAGGCTGCAGCAGCTTGATGTACGCTGCGAGACCAAGTCCAAG GATAATGTATTTGTAACTGTCGTTGCTTCAATTCAATATCGTGCTCTGGCTGATAAAGCTACTGATGCTTTTTACAAGCTCAGTAATACTCGATCCCAGATCCAAGCCTATGTGTTTGACG TTATCAGAGCGAGTGTTCCAAAGCTAAATCTGGATGATGTCTTTGAGCAGAAGAATCAAATTGCTAAAGCAGTGGAGGATGAACTTGAAAAG GCAATGTCTGCTTACGGGTATGAGATTGTTCAGACACTCATAGTTGATATAGAGCCAGATGAACACGTTAAGAGAGCTATGAACGAAATTAATGCAG CTGCAAGGTTGAGAGTAGCCACCAATGAGAAAGCAGAAGCTGAAAAAATTGTCCAGATTAAGCGAGCTGAAGGTGATGCTGAGGCTAAGTACCTGGCAGGACTAGGGGTTGCTAGACAACGCCAGGCCATTGTTGATGGTTTAAGGGACAGTGTTCTTGGTTTCTCGGTAAATGTCCCAGGAACTACTGCCAAGGACGTCTTGGACATGGTCCTCATCACTCAGTATTTTGACACCATGAAGGAAATTGGTGCCAGCTCCAAATCCTCAGCAGTCTTTATCCCACATGGACCTGGTGCTGTTAGTGACATTGCAGGGCAGATTCGACAAGGATTACTCCAGGGTTCAGCTGTCGAGCAAAAAAATCTTTTATAA
- the LOC129874945 gene encoding uncharacterized protein LOC129874945, protein MNLVPQRFIFRLGFGSQTSKLNPCSIPSHGIRKFSAITLSLATPKSGEELLLVVGGGAAGIYGAIRAKTLAPNLKVVVIEKAKPLSKVKISGGGRCNVTNGHCPDNKILAEHYPRGHKEFRGSFFHIHGPMDTMSWFSDHGVALKIEEDGRVFPTSDSSSTIIDCLMSEAKRSGVLLQTGKLVTSASSTADGKFAVKLEKRSLDYVEHVEADYLLIASGSSKQGYNLATQLGHLIVEPVPSLFTFKIDDLKLAELSGVTFSKVKAKLQLEGIQKKIPQLTQVGPLLVTHWGLSGPVVLRLSAWGARYLSSSDYKGTLCVDFTPDLHIEDLKSALTRHKSQFLRQKVLNSYPSELSVVKRFWKYILEREGICGDMLWSSISNNMLISVASLLKDCAFSVKGKGQFKDEFVTAGGVSLSEIYLDTMGSRIHPHLYFAGEVLNVDGITGGFNFQNAWTGGYIAGTSIGNLAVHERVNQ, encoded by the exons ATGAATTTGGTACCACAGCGATTCATTTTTCGTCTTGGATTTGGCtctcaaacttcaaaactcaaTCCATGCTCAATCCCTAGCCATGGAATAAGAAAATTCAGTGCAATTACTCTCTCCTTAGCTACTCCAAAG TCTGGTGAAGAGCTTTTGTTAGTAGTAGGGGGCGGAGCAGCTGGAATATACGGTGCTATAAGGGCCAAAACTCTCGCTCCCAATCTTAAAGTTGTTGTAATTGAAAAAGCCAAACCTTTATCAAAG GTCAAAATTTCTGGAGGGGGCCGCTGCAATGTCACTAATGGGCATTGTCCTGACAATAAG ATTTTGGCAGAACACTATCCAAGGGGTCATAAGGAATTCAGAGGCTCCTTTTTCCATATTCATGGTCCAATGGATACAATGTCCTGGTTCTCTGATCATGGTGTGGCGTTGAAA ATTGAGGAAGACGGAAGGGTCTTTCCGACCAGTGATAGTTCATCTACTATAATTGATTGCCTCATGTCTGAGGCAAAGAGGAGTGGAG TCTTGTTGCAGACTGGAAAATTAGTTACTAGTGCATCTTCCACTGCTGATGGCAAGTTTGCCGTCAAGCTTGAGAAGCGTAGCCTTGATTATGTTGAGCATGTTGAAGCTGATTATCTACTTATTGCTAGTGGGAGTAGTAAGCAG GGTTATAATCTTGCCACTCAACTTGGTCATTTGATTGTGGAACCTGTTCCAAGCCTGTTCACTTTCAAGATTGATGACTTGAAGTTAGCAGAACTGTCTGGT GTAACATTCTCAAAAGTAAAAGCAAAATTACAGTTGGAAGGCATACAGAAGAAAATACCACAGCTAACTCAG GTAGGACCCTTGCTAGTAACCCACTGGGGACTCAGTGGGCCTGTGGTTCTTAGGCTATCTGCTTGGGGGGCACGTTATCTATCCAGTTCAGACTATAAGG GTACGCTTTGCGTGGATTTTACTCCTGATCTCCATATTGAAGATCTAAAGTCTGCACTCACTCGTCATAAGAGTCAATTTTTG AGGCAGAAGGTGCTGAATTCTTATCCTTCAGAACTTTCGGTTGTGAAAAGATTTTGGAAGTATATATTAGAGCGTGAG GGCATATGCGGAGATATGCTATGGTCTTCGATTTCCAATAATATGTTAATATCTGTTGCTTCTTTGTTAAAAGATTGTGCATTTAGCGTGAAGGGAAAG GGCCAATTTAAGGATGAGTTTGTCACAGCTGGAGGTGTTTCACTTTCAGAG ATCTACCTTGATACGATGGGGAGCAGGATCCATCCACATCTCTACTTTGCTGGAGAG GTACTCAATGTTGATGGTATTACTGGTGGCTTCAATTTTCAG AATGCTTGGACAGGGGGATACATTGCAGGAACAAGTATTGGTAACCTAGCTGTACATGAGAGAGTAAATCAGTAA
- the LOC129873343 gene encoding uncharacterized protein LOC129873343, with protein sequence MEFFQKDKSVRLKSNHDKFLHADPDQESVYQGRSGSSRTVKWTVEFPEGFDNVIRLKSCYGKYLTALDEQHLFGVTGQKVVQSLPSKLDSLVEWEPIKEGSMVKLKTRYGNYLRANSGLPPWRNSVTHDIPHRHQEWILWAVDTVEVLPELPDGSISQSESVGDGDLSSSFRLTTAKFSRTQSSMKSEGRLIYYHVANENGNVNDSVEGPSFQFKGHGLEELTQKLEEETGLEKVIVCSRNKFNGNLYPLRLALPPNNATMQVVVVPASSNVARELMADVPTSKWSVLKTLS encoded by the exons atgGAATTTTTCCAGAAAGACAAATCCGTTAGGCTAAAAAGCAACCATGACAAATTCTTACATGCTGATCCTGATCAAGAATCTGTATACCAAGGTCGCAGTGGATCTTCAAGAACCGTTAAATGGACTGTCGAATTCCCCGAAGGATTCGACAATGTGATCCGATTGAAAAGTTGTTACGGAAAATATCTAACGGCCTTAGACGAACAACATCTGTTCGGGGTAACGGGTCAAAAAGTTGTTCAAAGTTTGCCCAGTAAATTGGATTCATTAGTTGAATGGGAACCTATAAAAGAAGGATCCATGGTGAAGCTGAAAACTAGATATGGGAATTATTTAAGGGCAAATAGTGGATTACCTCCTTGGAGGAATTCAGTTACACATGATATACCTCATAGACATCAAGAGTGGATCTTATGGGCAGTTGATACTGTTGAGGTACTGCCAGAATTGCCTGATGGAAGCATTTCACAATCGGAATCAGTGGGTGATGGTGATTTAAGTTCATCTTTTCGTCTTACAACTGCTAAATTTTCCAGGACTCAG TCCTCGATGAAGTCTGAAGGTAGGCTAATCTATTATCATGTGGCGAATGAAAATGGAAATGTGAATGATTCCGTGGAAGGGCCTTCTTTTCAGTTTAAAGGGCATGGATTAGAGGAACTGACTCAAAAGTTGGAAGAAGAAACAGGGCTAGAGAAGGTTATTGTTTGTTCGCGGAACAAATTTAATGGGAATTTATATCCTCTCCGTTTAGCATTACCTCCAAACAATGCAACTATGCAAGTTGTTGTAGTACCTGCATCGTCTAACG TGGCAAGAGAACTGATGGCAGATGTTCCCACGTCCAAATGGTCGGTGTTGAAGACTCTATCGTGA
- the LOC129874938 gene encoding uncharacterized protein LOC129874938 — protein MEYLEKAKTIRLKTHNGKYLIASNDEKYIRQNRDGSTVNALWSVEFLDGQHYLRLKSCYGKYLTASNVPLLPKVTASRKVMQTLPKKLCSATEWEAEQDGSSYQIRLKTRYGHFLRPFGGIPPWRNIVIHDVPHRKKATLWEIEIMETHKIVQPAPSNFAQITKAFSCNFTEPI, from the exons ATGGAGTACTTGGAGAAGGCAAAAACCATTCGTCTCAAAACGCACAATGGCAAATACCTCATAGCAAGCAATGATGAGAAATATATACGCCAAAACCGTGATGGCTCAACAGTAAATGCACTTTGGTCTGTCGAGTTCTTGGATGGTCAACACTATCTGCGCCTTAAAAGTTGTTATGGAAAGTACTTGACAGCTTCAAATGTTCCATTACTTCCTAag GTAACAGCATCAAGAAAAGTCATGCAAACTTTGCCTAAAAAACTCTGTTCCGCAACAGAATGGGAGGCTGAACAAGATGGATCGTCATACCAAATTCGCCTAAAGACGCGATATGGCCATTTCCTGAGACCCTTTGGAGGAATACCACCATGGAGGAACATTGTCATCCATGATGTTCCTCATAGGAAAAAAGCAACTCTATGGGAAATCGAAATTATGGAGACTCATAAAATTGTTCAACCTGCACCTTCAAATTTCGCCCAAATTACCAAAGCATTCTCTTGTAACTTTACTGAGCCCATATGA